Genomic window (Sulfurimonas sp.):
GAAACAAACTCATCAACATCGTAAATAGCCTTAGCTTTACCTAATTTTAAAAGCTCATTTGTCCCTTCACTTTCCCCTACCCTATGAGGAATTACAAAAATTTCTTTACCCATTTTTAAAGCAATTTCTATACTTCTCATACTTCCACTCTTTAACTCCGCTTCTATAACCACTAAAACATCTCCAAGAGCTACAACAACTTCATTTCTAACTACAAAACTCCATGGAGTTGCTCTGAAATCTTTTTCAAACTGGCTAAGTAATAATCCTGATTTTTCAATACCTTCTAACAAGTTTTTGTTGATTGAAGGGTATTTGATATTTATGCCACATGGAAGAACCGAAATTGTATTCTCTTCTCCAGCGCTTTTATGAGCAATAGCATCTATGCCCATTGCTCCACCACTAACAACACAGACACCATTTTTTGATAAAGTTGAAGCTATCTTGTGTGTAAGCAAACGAGAATATTTCGAGGGTTTTCTACTTCCAACTATTGAGATTTTTGTTTTTTTTAACAGTTCAAGGTTTCCACTAAAAAAAAGTTGTTTCGGATAGTTTTTCATGGACTCCAATTCAACTATTTTTTCTTGAACTAAGTTCATCAGTAAAGCCTATTTATATAAACCAACTCAACATCTTTAAACAAAGCTTTTGACTCATGTAAAGCTAAAAGTGTGTTTGCATGTGGATGCCCAATAGCTATGGCTGTTCCATGTAGTTTTGCGATTTTTATCGCTCTTTTTATCTGCAGTTTTATAGACACTTTGTCCATGTCATGGTCTAAAAAAACATCTCTTGCTACATAGTTTAAACCAAGATTTTTCATAACTTTAGGTGCTTTTGTTTGGGCAGTTGTTCTACTGTCTATAAAGTTTATATTTTGAGATTTAAGTGCGTACAAAAGACGATTCATAGCTAACTCATTTGCTGTAAACTTACTTCCTGTGTGATTATTTAGATATGCTACTCGAGGAAACATTTGTTTTATTTTTAAGATTCTTTGAGAGATTTTAGCATCTGAATCACTTATTCTTAAAGTTAAAGGCTCTTCGGCACTAAAATTTTGTGCTTCTAAAGGTAGATGCACCATATATATTTTTTCTTTAGATGCCAACTGTGCAGAATTTGGACGAAATGAGCTAGGTGGTAAAAATGACATTGTTAAAGGAATACCTAAACTTTTGATGGCATTAACATGAGAGAGAACACTAACATCATCTATGATGATTGCTAATTTTGGCTTTGTTGATACTCTTTTGACTTCTCTTTTAATTCTTAAAGGCGGTTTTGGAGCTTGAGGAAGTGATATATCTCCATACTCATGGGATGCTCCAGCAAAAGCTTTACTCTCTTGCTTTAGAACTTTTTTAAGTTTTTCATTTACAGTAGTTCTAGTTTTTTTAGAACTTATTTTTTCTAGCTTTTTTAGAACTGAAAGTCTTTTGTTCTTTTCATATTTTGTTTTAGATGCCATCTCTTCTTTTGCGTCTTCATATCCAAAATAATATCCAGCAACTAGTGAACTTAATATAATCGCAATGATCGCTAAAAACCATGCTAAGTATGTTAAAAAATTGTTAGTAGTTTTTTTCTTTCTTCTTTTTGCCATTTTAAGTAAATATCTCCAAATTTTTTATAACTATACCAAAAAAAGTAAAAATAATAACCCTAATATGGCAAAATGAAAAGTATCTATATCTTAGATGTACTTTTAAGTGTCTTTTATGTATAATCGCGAGTTCCTTTCTATTTGTATCATTATTTATGATGATATATTCATATCCGAAAGTAGAAACAATGCCAATACGGCAAATACCAAAAGGAGATTATACTCTATGAGAAAATACGAAAACTTAGTTATCGTTAAACCGACATTTACAGCTGAAGAAATCCAAGCTAGCATCAAAGCTATCGAAGAAATAATTACTTCTAACGGTGGCGAAATCGCTACTACAGACTCTATGGGAATGAGAAAATTAGCATACCCTATTGATAAAAATGAGCGTGGTTATTACCATGTTATATATTATTCTATTGCTCCATCTGCAATTACTGAAATCGAAAGACGCTTCCGTATCAACGAAGACCTTCTTCGTTTTATAACTATCAAGTACGATTCAAATCGTGAGATTACAGCATGGAATCAACTAGTTCAAAAAGCTGAGAAAAAAGCTGCAATACCTGCTAAAGAAGAAGCACCTAAAGAGGAAACTCCAGTGGTTGAAGAAACTCCAGCAGTAGTAACAGAAGCTCCAGTGGTTGAAGAAACTCCAGCAGCAACAGAAGAAGTAGCAAAAGCTGAGTAATCAGTTAAGCTAAATAGATTAAGGAAAGTTCATGTTTAATAAAGTCATATTAGTTGGAAACTTAACTAGAGATATCGAACTAAGATACTCTCAAAGTGGTATGGGGATAGCAAAAACTGCTATTGCTACTAGTCGTAAATTCACTAGCAATGGTGAGAAAAAAGAAGAAGTATGTTTTGTAGATATAACTTTTTTTGCTAGAAGTGCCGAAATCGCTAACCAATACCTTCGTAAAGGAAGTAAAATCCTAGTAGAAGGAAGACTTCAATTTGACCAATGGACCGATCAAAATGGACAAAAACGCTCTAAACATGGTGTAGTTGTTGAAACTATGCAAATGCTAGACTCTAAAGGTGATAATCAAGGTGGTGGATACCAAGCTCCTGCTGGGCAGAATGCGCAAAGCTATAACCCTCCTCCTCAACAAAACCAAAGTTACCAGAAGCAAGAACCAAGCTATGGGAACAATGAGCCTAAAGCGCAACAAACTCAACAACAAAGCTATCAGCAAAATGCAAATGCGCAAAGTCGTCAGATGCCTAGTAGCAATGATGTTCCTGTGATTGACATCGATGAAGATGAAATTCCATTTTAGACGCCCGACTAAAAGGACAAGTGCCCTTGGGGTGAAATAATATATAAAGGAAATACCATGGCAGAAAAAAGAAAATACAAAAAAAGATTTTGTAAATATTGTGAATCAAAAGTTGATTTTATGGACTACAAAGAAGTAGGAACTTTGCGTTTCTCACTTTCTGAGCGTTATAAAATTATGCCTCGTCGTTTAACAGGAAACTGTAAAAGACACCAAGACATGATCTCAGCAGTAATCAAAAGAGCTAGAGCAGCAGCACTAGTTCCATATACAGTTACTCGCAAACAAGTTATAACTCAACCGTTTGAAAACTTAAGATAGGTTTTCAACCCTTCAAATTCCTATGCTTTGCATAGGAATTACTACTCAACCAAATAATTTAGGAATATTTTTTGCTATATAAAAAG
Coding sequences:
- the rpsR gene encoding 30S ribosomal protein S18, encoding MAEKRKYKKRFCKYCESKVDFMDYKEVGTLRFSLSERYKIMPRRLTGNCKRHQDMISAVIKRARAAALVPYTVTRKQVITQPFENLR
- a CDS encoding divergent polysaccharide deacetylase family protein — translated: MAKRRKKKTTNNFLTYLAWFLAIIAIILSSLVAGYYFGYEDAKEEMASKTKYEKNKRLSVLKKLEKISSKKTRTTVNEKLKKVLKQESKAFAGASHEYGDISLPQAPKPPLRIKREVKRVSTKPKLAIIIDDVSVLSHVNAIKSLGIPLTMSFLPPSSFRPNSAQLASKEKIYMVHLPLEAQNFSAEEPLTLRISDSDAKISQRILKIKQMFPRVAYLNNHTGSKFTANELAMNRLLYALKSQNINFIDSRTTAQTKAPKVMKNLGLNYVARDVFLDHDMDKVSIKLQIKRAIKIAKLHGTAIAIGHPHANTLLALHESKALFKDVELVYINRLY
- a CDS encoding single-stranded DNA-binding protein, which gives rise to MFNKVILVGNLTRDIELRYSQSGMGIAKTAIATSRKFTSNGEKKEEVCFVDITFFARSAEIANQYLRKGSKILVEGRLQFDQWTDQNGQKRSKHGVVVETMQMLDSKGDNQGGGYQAPAGQNAQSYNPPPQQNQSYQKQEPSYGNNEPKAQQTQQQSYQQNANAQSRQMPSSNDVPVIDIDEDEIPF
- the rpsF gene encoding 30S ribosomal protein S6; this translates as MRKYENLVIVKPTFTAEEIQASIKAIEEIITSNGGEIATTDSMGMRKLAYPIDKNERGYYHVIYYSIAPSAITEIERRFRINEDLLRFITIKYDSNREITAWNQLVQKAEKKAAIPAKEEAPKEETPVVEETPAVVTEAPVVEETPAATEEVAKAE
- a CDS encoding DNA-processing protein DprA, with the protein product MNLVQEKIVELESMKNYPKQLFFSGNLELLKKTKISIVGSRKPSKYSRLLTHKIASTLSKNGVCVVSGGAMGIDAIAHKSAGEENTISVLPCGINIKYPSINKNLLEGIEKSGLLLSQFEKDFRATPWSFVVRNEVVVALGDVLVVIEAELKSGSMRSIEIALKMGKEIFVIPHRVGESEGTNELLKLGKAKAIYDVDEFVSRFASSEVLEKKVDDFIEFCQTNPTYDEALKIFPQRVFEAELNGDINIQNGRVLPS